In a single window of the Elaeis guineensis isolate ETL-2024a chromosome 6, EG11, whole genome shotgun sequence genome:
- the LOC105047240 gene encoding uncharacterized protein has translation MAWNIAPLSSLPTAPPRIQGSERFPIKKHTVLVKPTSSEKSLSPCKVAQSEGVTEEQGLSGSSARTQLDLLEQLTSSTFPGSGYEGAGDTRKPTIGEQLSELVGDRGGDFSLPLGKKLQASWNSLTISRRRNIKRQAYLNEVAGRNDSIFFATIGAFVILPPVVILSIAILTGYVQLFP, from the exons ATGGCCTGGAATATtgcccctctctcttctctcccaaCAGCTCCTCCTAGGATCCAGGGTTCAGAGAGGTTCCCAATAAAGAAGCACACTGTCTTGGTGAAACCCACGAGCTCAGAGAAGAGTTTATCTCCCTGTAAAGTAGCACAATCTGAAGGTGTTACAGAAGAACAGGGTCTATCAG GATCTTCTGCACGCACTCAGTTGGATCTCCTGGAACAACTGACTTCTTCCACCTTCCCTGGCAGCG GCTATGAGGGTGCTGGTGACACTCGCAAGCCTACAATTGGTGAACAACTTTCTGAACTGGTAGGAGACAGAGGAGGTGATTTCAGCCTTCCATTAGGTAAAAAGCTGCAAGCAAGTTGGAATTCCTTAACCATTTCACGGAGAAGAAACATCAAGCGACAGGCCTATCTGAATGAAGTTGCTGGCAGGAATGATTCCATTTTCTTTGCAACAATTGGAGCATTCGTGATTCTCCCGCCGGTAGTCATATTGTCTATTGCCATATTGACTGGTTATGTCCAGCTTTTTCCATGA
- the LOC105047239 gene encoding uncharacterized protein At4g18257, whose amino-acid sequence MAGEEEKRKRVESLGWLTESSVMPKKHKAIEGVSASSIVELKAQLYRTQEQARKAKESAPDSSSEFLHAKKKPLAPDLFSQKNSGVESRAKKDKLEMKAVNDGSTSYAALERKAELYEKLARGELSDEEEKEKYCVDFFRKGFEQDEPERPEGNDANHFVPPENEDNDADVAALNAKPIGPGRTSATVDNDEHKRFVREVHEEVNQARQKATTLKLRRQEQEAARRERLRQAYLRKQLEKLTSAKQTASADNC is encoded by the exons ATGGCgggggaggaggagaagaggaagagagtggAATCCCTGGGATGGCTGACAGAGTCGTCGGTGATGCCGAAGAAGCACAAGGCCATCGAGGGCGTCAGCGCATCCTCCATCGTCGAGCTCAAGGCGCAGCTCTATCGCACCCAGGAGCAGGCACGCAAGGCCAAGGAGTCCGCCCCTGATTCCTCTTCGGAGTTCCTCCACGCCAAGAAGAAACCCCTTGCTCCCGATCTCTTCTCCCAGAAGAACTCCGGCGTCGAATCCCGCGCTAAAAA AGACAAGCTGGAGATGAAAGCTGTAAATGATGGCTCAACTAGTTATGCAGCTTTAGAGAGGAAAGCTGAGCTATATGAGAAACTAGCTAGAGGTGAACTTTCAGatgaagaagagaaggagaagtACTGTGTGGATTTCTTCCGCAAGGGTTTTGAGCAAGATGAACCGGAGCGGCCAGAAGGAAATGATGCTAATCATTTTGTACCACCAGAAAATGAAGATAATGATGCTGATGTAGCAGCTTTAAATGCCAAACCAATTGGTCCTGGTCGTACGAGTGCCACAGTAGACAATGACGAGCATAAACGTTTCGTAAG GGAAGTTCATGAGGAGGTCAATCAGGCAAGGCAAAAGGCAACGACACTCAAGTTGCGCAGGCAGGAACAAGAGGCTGCCCGCAGGGAGAGACTTAGGCAGGCTTATCTCAGAAAACAGCTTGAGAAATTGACTTCTGCAAAACAAACAGCTTCAGCTGACAACTGCTAA
- the LOC140851006 gene encoding GDSL esterase/lipase At4g10955-like, with amino-acid sequence MPKGPLEANGGGGGEGEGKRSEVPEVVAGHPYDFHVSGPRNLSSPNWRDLIRSSWRDPNYRRTVIACFVQAVYLLELDRQEKRTEEDGLALKWWKPFNYKLTKTLVDERDGSIYGAVLEWDRSAALSHFIFLRPTGAPKAVLALRGTLLKSPTIRRDIEDDLRFLAWESLKGSVRFHGALEALKTVADRFGSKNVCIGGHSLGAGFALQVGKALAKQGVFVECHLFNPPSVSLAMGVRIISEKAGFLWKKIKARLPSKPEVLPESEEDKDSGNEEKKLHAEIKKWVPNLYVNNSDYICYYYIDSTGTAVATSGSTKETNTNGGNGDIAAKLFVMSKGPKKFLEAHGLEQWWADDMELQQALQHSNLINQQLRSLYAMPPTLPPGKA; translated from the exons ATGCCGAAGGGTCCTCTGGAAGcgaatggaggaggaggaggagaaggagaagggaagaGGAGTGAGGTTCCGGAGGTGGTGGCGGGCCATCCTTACGATTTCCATGTGTCGGGCCCTCGCAATCTCTCCTCTCCCAACTGGAGAGATCTCATCCGCTCCAGCTG GAGGGATCCAAATTACAGGAGGACTGTGATAGCATGTTTTGTACAGGCAGTCTATTTGCTAGAGCTAGACAGACAAGAAAAAAGAACCGAAGAAGATGGTCTTGCTCTAAAATGGTGGAAGCCCTTCAATTACAAGCTGACAAAGACCTTGGTGGATGAGAGGGATGGCTCTATTTATGGTGCTGTTCTAGAGTGGGACCGCTCTGCTGCTCTATCTCATTTCATATTTCTGCGACCAACTGGGGCACCAAAGGCTGTCCTTGCACTTAGGGGAACACTACTGAAGAGCCCAACCATTAGGAGAGATATAGAGGATGATCTCCGCTTCTTGGCCTGGGAAAGCTTGAAAGGTTCAGTTAGGTTTCATGGGGCTTTGGAAGCACTGAAAACAGTGGCTGACAGGTTTGGCAGCAAGAATGTGTGCATCGGTGGCCATTCCTTGGGAGCTGGTTTTGCTCTCCAAGTGGGCAAAGCACTGGCCAAGCAAGGGGTGTTTGTGGAGTGCCATTTGTTTAATCCACCTTCTGTTTCACTGGCCATGGGTGTGAGAATCATCAGCGAGAAGGCTGGCTTTCTCTGGAAGAAAATTAAGGCGAGGTTGCCTTCGAAGCCTGAAGTTTTGCCTGAGAGTGAGGAGGACAAGGATTCtggaaatgaagaaaagaaattaCATGCAGAGATAAAGAAATGGGTACCGAATTTGTATGTAAATAATAGTGATTACATTTGTTACTATTACATTGATTCTACTGGCACTGCTGTTGCTACCAGTGGTAGTACAAAAGAGACAAATACAAATGGTGGGAATGGAGATATAGCAGCAAAGCTTTTTGTGATGTCCAAGGGGCCAAAGAAGTTTCTTGAAGCTCATGGGTTGGAGCAATGGTGGGCTGATGATATGGAGCTCCAACAAGCCCTCCAACACAGCAACCTCATAAACCAGCAGCTAAGGTCTTTATATGCAATGCCACCAACCCTACCTCCTGGGAAGGCATAG
- the LOC105047238 gene encoding high mobility group B protein 14, giving the protein MKTRAKQAKPGEKPTKPKAPAKKPTKPKAKKRAAKDDARKPKKPPTAFFYYLEDFRKTFQQENPDVKSMRDIGKACGEKWKTMSFEEKVQYYDIATEKRAEFEKAMAEYMKKKESGEFSEESDDEDE; this is encoded by the exons ATGAAGACGAGAGCGAAGCAAGCCAAACCCGGCGAGAAGCCGACAAAGCCCAAAGCGCCCGCCAAGAAGCCGACGAAGCCCAAGGCAAAGAAGAGAGCCGCCAAGGACGACGCCCGCAAGCCCAAGAAGCCCCCTACTGCTTTCTTCTACTACTT GGAAGATTTTCGGAAGACCTTCCAACAAGAAAATCCAGATGTCAAATCAATGCGCGAT ATAGGAAAGGCATGCGGGGAGAAGTGGAAAACAATGTCATTTGAG GAAAAGGTGCAATACTATGATATAGCTACTGAAAAACGAGCGGAGTTCGAGAAGGCCATGGCAGAATACATGAAGAAAAAG GAAAGTGGTGAGTTCTCTGAGGAGTCTGATGATGAGGATGAATGA